Below is a window of Drosophila bipectinata strain 14024-0381.07 chromosome XR, DbipHiC1v2, whole genome shotgun sequence DNA.
CCTCCGGCAGCGCCATCCTCGACGATCTCCACCCGACGATCCAGATGCTTGAGCTTCTCTAGCAACTCGGTGCTGGCCTCATCCTGCGAATCATATTCCTTGACGGAAACCTTTTTCACAGGcatttttttctatattttttaatttggtttacaattttatatattttttttttatttataatattaattaattaaatattgaattttttttagattttctaGGGACCTAGGCCCTTTCTTTGATTGTCCAGCCTGTCCATTTTTCACAACACAATTTCTTTGGGTTTTTCGTTTGAATTTTTTCACAGACGCGCCAAACTGACCGGAAAATCGACGACGAGTCTCCCGGAAACTCTGGAGGAGAGGCCAACCGTCGAACAACAAGTCAAAGTTGCGACTAAAGGGAGCTCTTGACTTTCCGCCATTTGGAtggaaaacaaaacttttgGGGGGGCTGCCACTAGTTCTTGACATGTGTGGCAACATTGGCTGAAATTTTTTACAAGTTTTTTGAggaattttagtttttcttttaaaataaagtcttaaaataataactaGCTATGACTAGTTACTAGCTATAACTAGCTTTAACTATGAAGCATTTTAAAATCATATACTATCTCTTACAGCCTTCCTTAACTCttaaacaaaatacaatttaataaaacattaaatcaaaatgtaaAGAACCCAGAATAGTTACTTTTTTATTAACATTATCTTAATTATTTAAGATGTATTggattaataataatagtaatttgacaaataaatgttatagaaaaacaaaaacgtagGACATATACAAAAAAACATTGAGTTGTTAaacttaataattaaataattataatgacATAATGaagtaaataataatagttgaaaataaaacataagaaaggagaaaaatgtatgaaaaTAATCTCATTTTAGAAAGACATGCAATTTTTACAATTGGCGCCAAAGCTTGTTCTTGATCTGGCAACTTTATTGAGATATGGCAACTTTGTGTAGCTTAAagattcaaataaaataaaacagacaaaatataatcaaaataatatcaaaaaacaaaaaagagacataatttttcaatacccaccataaaaaattgaaacatttttctctttttttgtttgaatttttttttctctctttatacatacatacagattattttgtttttcattaatACATCAAATTTACATCTAATTTAAGGTGTTTTTACTTGAGTTTTTGATTTCAAATCTCTCTTCTTTTGAAAATCAAAgtatatattgaaaaaaaacggATTTTAAAcgcttaaatttaaacaaatgaacattttgaatttcttaGAATATGTAAGTAATATAACCAACTTTCTTCTTAAGCAACTTAAACAATAGACATATATGTAACTTCTCTTCTAACACactctttttcttttatattatttatatatatatatataaagatatacatttatatatattttagtttttattctGACTTTTGACTTAACTAACGCATCAATTTTACGAAGAATTGTAAACTAGGTAGCGTGTGCCCATGAGTTCTTTTCTTGTTTCCATGTATTCCTGTCCAGTAAGCCGACTAGAAGtggctccaaaaaaaaatcttaacttattttcgaaaaaaaaaaaaattgtttcaaatatatatatgaatatatatatatatatcaagtATAGTTTCATGAGAAATGATATATTTCGGGGGCTGAGTCTTAATGATtatgtttttcaaataaaaaataaatgacttttttcttaaattttagaAAGGAATCTACCGAGATATTCGTCACCTTGCGTTGTGTGTTGCCCCAGTATTTGTGTATCTGAGACTATGTGTGTGGATGAGTGAGTGGGTGTATCTATAGCTGTGGCTGATTCATGTAATCCTAGGATTCTAACGCCGTCATAATGTCGTCCAAGGCGCCCCTGGAGATGGCATGACGGCTAGAGTTTAGTTGGAAGTCGGGTTCTGAAAGGTAAACCATTACAAATTTTTAGATAATCTATATCTTAAAGAACTTATTGAACTATAAAACTATTAATATAGAAGGTCAAAAGGTCAGTAAATGGACAAACACAATCACAACTACATAGCACAGAAAGCATAACATGTATAAACGAAATAAAATGTTTGGAAacaaccctttttttttatttttgctcaACTCTCTTGCAATACGTCCTCCTGGTCGACACGGATAAACTCACCGACTAAATCGTCGAGCACCTCGTCATCCAGAGTGGGCATCGGCTCGATGGAGGAGTAGAATTGCGACGAAATGGCGGCGGCACTGTTGGTATCGGTGGACTCACTGCCGTTTAATACACTGGACTCATCTGTGGGCGGAATCAAATCGGTTGGGATTATAGCACCCACACCACTGGGTGCCTCCCCCAGTGTGGCCTCTAAGGCTTCTACCACATTACTGGCATCGCCACTGGGTATTTTCTCATTACTTGCCGATTTGAAACTGCAATCGGAATCGGGTGATGCGATGCGCTGGAGCAGCTCCTTCGTCGTCTCCTCAACGGTCAGCTCCTTGGTCGGCGGTGTATTGGGGCGGGAGGTGGGCGTCTGCAGTTGCCGGACGTCGTCCACATTGGTCTGCAGTTCCAGGACATCGTCGACATCATCGGCATCGTCGCTTGTGGCCAACGAATTCAATTGCTTTCCATCCTTATCCTCTACATCAGTTTCGGCATCTTTGTCATGTTTGGTTTCCTCAGCTTGCTCCTCTAATTCAACCTCTTTGGGCTGGACGAGGCCGGCCACATCCTGGCTTACCTCCGGGACGGGCACAGGGCTCTCGTTGAGCTGTGATGCGTTGGGTGTCTCACTGGAGCTTTCCTTGGCATTGTTATCTTCATGGATTGGTTCTGTTTTTTCATCTTCCTTGGGGGATACTTCCTCTGTATTTGGATTCTCTTTCGGTTTATCTTCCGAATCTACTACTGTCTGAACTCCTTCGTTTTGTATCTCCTTTTCGTCTTTTTTGGGGGAATCCTTTGACTTATTTGGACTCTTCTCCTTATCCTGATCCTTCTTTATCTCCTTATCCTGATCTTTCTTTTTCTctaatttcttttctttgagCTTTTTGGTGGCATTGTCCTTCTTGGAGGTGTCCTTTAACTTTTTAATGACTGGCTTctcgtcctcgtcgtcgtcgctgACTGTCGTGGTGAAGGatatcttcttttttttggcaggaGGTGTGCCAGATCGCTGCACGCCAGGCAACTCGTTgggaactaaaaaaaaaaagcccagATTTTAGTTACAATTACAGGAAATTTGTTATATCTTCTGACCTATATACTCTGCATCTTCATCCTCGCCGGTTTTGGAATCATCATCCAATCGCAGGCTGGCCAAATCGGCCAAAGGTAGGCGCTGCATCGGCCTCTTCAGGCGCGAGCCATTGCAGGATCGTCGATTGCGGTTTCCTAGTGGCGGCGCCGAGTTCGGTGCCACGAATAGCGACGAGGAACTCAGCGCTATGTCCTCCAGGACATTACCCCGGTCATCGACGCGCTGCAGACGTGTCGGTTCCGGCGTTTTCGGTGACGAAAGGTGACTGGAGCTGAGTGTGGCGCGCCGTGAATTGCTTTCGTTACTGCCCAGAATCTCGACGGCTTCGCTGAAGGAAACGGACAGATTCGACTTCCGGGGTCGTCCCTTCTTGGAACCACCGCCCAAGAATGAAGAACCACTGCCGCCATAAGTCCTGGTCGGCGACACTGCTGGTAACTGAGTGCGCTTCACCTTCACCACACACCCAAAGAATCGGGCGCCGAATGTGTTGATCAGATCCTGGCTGGTGTTGATAGTTGCCTTTGGCTTCCCTTTGGTCTGGAGCTTGGGTTTCTTCGGCAATGAGCTGGGGGGCGGGGTGTGGGTGCGGGCTAGAGCCTGATAAGGTCGCTTCTTAGATCCATTCTGCAGCAAAGGAACTTTAATGTGTATCTTGGCCTGATTCTGAGACTTTTGTTTCTTGACCGGCGACGGAGTTCGGGTCTTCTTTTGAGTGGTGGCTTCCCCCTGATTACTGCGACGCGGTCGTCCACGTTTCTTGCTAATCACCGTGGCGGTGGACACTGAACGGGCGGCACTGTTTATCTCCTTGGTGGTCAGGCGACGCACCCGGACATGGCACTCCTTGTCGAAGCTCAGGGAGGCAGACGACTCGTTGTCACTGAACATCTTTTGCTGCGCCTTGGTTTTAGTTGGAATCAGATTGATGGATTGATCCTCATCGTCCTCGTCTTGGTTATCCTTATCCTGGTTCAGGGGCAGCTTGTCGTCATCTTCCTTTAGCTTTTTTGTTGGGGAAGGAGCGGACTCGACTTCATCAATGGCTGGGCTCTGTTTTTTCGGAGATTCCTTTTGGTTTAGTGACTTGTCATCCCAATCCTTATCTACTTGGATGTCCTCCTGGCCATCGTCTTCACTGGGCTTTGATTTTGGAACTGTTTCGGGAAGTTTCAAGGGCGACTCGTCGTCCTTTTTGTTCTCTTCACCTTCCCCTTCCATCAGATCCTCTTCCTTCTTGGCTTCAAGATCGCCAATCTTCAGATCATCCTCAGGTTCTGTTTGGAAAAGAagagttttattatttttgaatttaaattttgggaaaaataaaattttattttttttaccgaATATAAGATCTTTCATTTTAGTCATTTGAAactttttgaaatatattagTAGACTACTGAGTTTGGTTTGGGAATTTTGAATATGTTTCGGTACAGATGATAGGTCCTTTCTGATTGAAGTTCAGTTTTAAACTAAGGTATGGGTATGTTTTTCAAACTGAGCTTAAAATCATGACAACCTTCGGTCATTAAACGGTTGCTTTTAAATAATAGAATTAAAGAATAGATTAGtacattaaataaataatagaatTAAACAGAAATAAAGCAAAATATGTAAAAGGTTATAATAATCAAAGGATATATCAATTTTTAGGaggaaaaatatattaaaatgattaaaaaaattaataactaaatattctacttaatttatattaatttaaggGTCTAAAATATGACGTACTACAAgatttttttagttaaaagttattaattatgaaataataatacaaaaaatgagaaataattttcccatttacaatttttgaataCAATATTAAAGCTAATGATATTATTAAGcaaataaaagcaattaaaaaagataattattaaaaaatcaaaagaaaaatataggAATTCCATTAATCTATCATTTCAAGGCCatataataaatacaattaaGGGGAAACTGTAAAAAATCATTGAAAGATGTCGGAGATAAGaccaaaattatgaaatagaACCAATATGGAATGATTCATTCAAAAATAACAATtgaaatataaaatctaaagattaaaaaaacaaaaagtgagCTTATAATTCTCGGAATATTCTTATTCTGGTAGTTCTTAGAATTCTTATTATTCTCCCGCTTTGTGTGCCTGAACTACAAGCCATTGTTGGCGCCACTTTTGTGACCGCTGCTGTGGTGCTGATAGCGGCAGGGCTTCAACACACTCGCATTTACCTATCGCCTCCGGCGGTGAGTCCGGCGGTATGGGGGACGGAGTCGATGACTTGGGCTCCGCCAGACTGATCCGTTGCGGTGGCGGAGCCGCCTTGACCATGTCGAACAGCTCCATGTTAATTGGCAAATCCGGTTAAACGGAAAATCCGGCTGCCGCTGCTACCACTCTACTCAATGGCCCGCTATTGAAGAGGTTTTcccactaaaaaaaaaaaaaaccggagCACGCAGAATCCTCGCGCGTTAAATCTGCAACCAAATGCATTTcgattaaaataattgaattatgGTTTATTATGCCGTCCATTACCTGGCAGCGTGTGGCGGGTATTTTGGCCAACGGGCAAACGTTTATCGTTCGCCAATTCAATTTTCATTCAACAAAATTGCACCAGcaccaaaaattttaaagagacATCGACGccaacactcacacacacacgcgcacgcatacaaacaaaaacagcaaatCGCCCGTCTAGTATTGGGCAGCGAATTTTTTCGCGCTAAATGCTGGCTACCGGTGGGTGTTTGCAAACACTGATTGGGTATCGTCTTAAAATGGTCTGGCaacattatatattttttttttatttaaacttttttaagtttaaagttcattaatttgaaattataataaggtttttttataaatttaaattaaaaaaaaacttgataaaaaaaattggatcttaaataaaatattttgtaattaaataatttattaataaagtaTGTATTTAAGAGGCTGATTTAAAACATAAGTTTAACAAATAATTTATCATTAATtattaaaggatttaaataaaGCATCCTAAGGCATGCAGTTCATCACCTACCTGGATTATCGACCACACTGCCTTATATGAATTATATACAGAAAtcataaaacataaaacagtgcttgaaaattatttaaaaaattttttaaaaatagtttaaaaagaaaattcaaaaataaaaagttaaagtttcaaaaaatcttaaaactataTCTCTAATATACCTTTCAAAGTTCCACAAACC
It encodes the following:
- the HP5 gene encoding uncharacterized protein DDB_G0286299 isoform X2 is translated as MELFDMVKAAPPPQRISLAEPKSSTPSPIPPDSPPEAIEPEDDLKIGDLEAKKEEDLMEGEGEENKKDDESPLKLPETVPKSKPSEDDGQEDIQVDKDWDDKSLNQKESPKKQSPAIDEVESAPSPTKKLKEDDDKLPLNQDKDNQDEDDEDQSINLIPTKTKAQQKMFSDNESSASLSFDKECHVRVRRLTTKEINSAARSVSTATVISKKRGRPRRSNQGEATTQKKTRTPSPVKKQKSQNQAKIHIKVPLLQNGSKKRPYQALARTHTPPPSSLPKKPKLQTKGKPKATINTSQDLINTFGARFFGCVVKVKRTQLPAVSPTRTYGGSGSSFLGGGSKKGRPRKSNLSVSFSEAVEILGSNESNSRRATLSSSHLSSPKTPEPTRLQRVDDRGNVLEDIALSSSSLFVAPNSAPPLGNRNRRSCNGSRLKRPMQRLPLADLASLRLDDDSKTGEDEDAEYIVPNELPGVQRSGTPPAKKKKISFTTTVSDDDEDEKPVIKKLKDTSKKDNATKKLKEKKLEKKKDQDKEIKKDQDKEKSPNKSKDSPKKDEKEIQNEGVQTVVDSEDKPKENPNTEEVSPKEDEKTEPIHEDNNAKESSSETPNASQLNESPVPVPEVSQDVAGLVQPKEVELEEQAEETKHDKDAETDVEDKDGKQLNSLATSDDADDVDDVLELQTNVDDVRQLQTPTSRPNTPPTKELTVEETTKELLQRIASPDSDCSFKSASNEKIPSGDASNVVEALEATLGEAPSGVGAIIPTDLIPPTDESSVLNGSESTDTNSAAAISSQFYSSIEPMPTLDDEVLDDLVANVATHVKN
- the HP5 gene encoding uncharacterized protein DDB_G0286299 isoform X3, which codes for MTKMKDLIFEPEDDLKIGDLEAKKEEDLMEGEGEENKKDDESPLKLPETVPKSKPSEDDGQEDIQVDKDWDDKSLNQKESPKKQSPAIDEVESAPSPTKKLKEDDDKLPLNQDKDNQDEDDEDQSINLIPTKTKAQQKMFSDNESSASLSFDKECHVRVRRLTTKEINSAARSVSTATVISKKRGRPRRSNQGEATTQKKTRTPSPVKKQKSQNQAKIHIKVPLLQNGSKKRPYQALARTHTPPPSSLPKKPKLQTKGKPKATINTSQDLINTFGARFFGCVVKVKRTQLPAVSPTRTYGGSGSSFLGGGSKKGRPRKSNLSVSFSEAVEILGSNESNSRRATLSSSHLSSPKTPEPTRLQRVDDRGNVLEDIALSSSSLFVAPNSAPPLGNRNRRSCNGSRLKRPMQRLPLADLASLRLDDDSKTGEDEDAEYIVPNELPGVQRSGTPPAKKKKISFTTTVSDDDEDEKPVIKKLKDTSKKDNATKKLKEKKLEKKKDQDKEIKKDQDKEKSPNKSKDSPKKDEKEIQNEGVQTVVDSEDKPKENPNTEEVSPKEDEKTEPIHEDNNAKESSSETPNASQLNESPVPVPEVSQDVAGLVQPKEVELEEQAEETKHDKDAETDVEDKDGKQLNSLATSDDADDVDDVLELQTNVDDVRQLQTPTSRPNTPPTKELTVEETTKELLQRIASPDSDCSFKSASNEKIPSGDASNVVEALEATLGEAPSGVGAIIPTDLIPPTDESSVLNGSESTDTNSAAAISSQFYSSIEPMPTLDDEVLDDLVEPDFQLNSSRHAISRGALDDIMTALES
- the HP5 gene encoding enolase-phosphatase E1 isoform X1 — its product is MELFDMVKAAPPPQRISLAEPKSSTPSPIPPDSPPEAIEPEDDLKIGDLEAKKEEDLMEGEGEENKKDDESPLKLPETVPKSKPSEDDGQEDIQVDKDWDDKSLNQKESPKKQSPAIDEVESAPSPTKKLKEDDDKLPLNQDKDNQDEDDEDQSINLIPTKTKAQQKMFSDNESSASLSFDKECHVRVRRLTTKEINSAARSVSTATVISKKRGRPRRSNQGEATTQKKTRTPSPVKKQKSQNQAKIHIKVPLLQNGSKKRPYQALARTHTPPPSSLPKKPKLQTKGKPKATINTSQDLINTFGARFFGCVVKVKRTQLPAVSPTRTYGGSGSSFLGGGSKKGRPRKSNLSVSFSEAVEILGSNESNSRRATLSSSHLSSPKTPEPTRLQRVDDRGNVLEDIALSSSSLFVAPNSAPPLGNRNRRSCNGSRLKRPMQRLPLADLASLRLDDDSKTGEDEDAEYIVPNELPGVQRSGTPPAKKKKISFTTTVSDDDEDEKPVIKKLKDTSKKDNATKKLKEKKLEKKKDQDKEIKKDQDKEKSPNKSKDSPKKDEKEIQNEGVQTVVDSEDKPKENPNTEEVSPKEDEKTEPIHEDNNAKESSSETPNASQLNESPVPVPEVSQDVAGLVQPKEVELEEQAEETKHDKDAETDVEDKDGKQLNSLATSDDADDVDDVLELQTNVDDVRQLQTPTSRPNTPPTKELTVEETTKELLQRIASPDSDCSFKSASNEKIPSGDASNVVEALEATLGEAPSGVGAIIPTDLIPPTDESSVLNGSESTDTNSAAAISSQFYSSIEPMPTLDDEVLDDLVEPDFQLNSSRHAISRGALDDIMTALES